A genomic segment from Euzebya rosea encodes:
- a CDS encoding N5-glutamine methyltransferase family protein — protein sequence MTDHADTDAAAGPVTTPTRAEVAERLRAAGVPSPDADARWLLEGFPSDPAGLADAIRRRAAREPLQLILGTAPFRWIEVQVAAGVFVPRPETEVLAGLAIDRLSDGAIVIEPCTGTGAISCAIAHETGASRIVATDINPRAVELAKRNARPHPQVEVHHASLFAGVDPALLGAVDVIVCNPPYLDPAQMAGVDPEVRDHDPYEALVGGESGWEVIADLVAAAPHWLKPGGWIVIEDDPSRVDQTAQALAHHVGPSSIEPDLTGRDRFAMARRA from the coding sequence ATGACCGACCACGCCGACACCGACGCCGCCGCTGGACCCGTCACCACCCCCACGCGGGCCGAGGTGGCCGAGCGGCTGCGGGCGGCCGGCGTTCCCAGCCCGGACGCCGACGCCCGCTGGCTGCTGGAAGGGTTTCCCAGCGACCCGGCCGGGCTGGCGGATGCGATCCGCCGCCGTGCGGCACGCGAACCACTCCAGCTGATCCTCGGCACGGCGCCGTTCCGCTGGATCGAGGTGCAGGTGGCCGCCGGCGTGTTCGTTCCCCGGCCTGAGACCGAGGTCCTCGCCGGGCTGGCCATCGACCGCCTCTCCGACGGGGCGATCGTCATCGAGCCGTGCACCGGCACCGGCGCGATCAGCTGCGCGATCGCCCACGAGACCGGCGCATCCCGCATCGTGGCAACCGACATCAACCCCCGCGCGGTGGAGCTCGCCAAGCGCAACGCTCGACCTCACCCTCAGGTCGAGGTGCACCACGCCTCGCTCTTCGCCGGGGTCGACCCGGCACTGCTCGGCGCGGTCGACGTCATCGTGTGCAACCCGCCGTACCTCGACCCGGCCCAGATGGCCGGGGTCGACCCGGAGGTCCGCGACCACGACCCGTACGAGGCGCTCGTCGGCGGCGAGTCCGGCTGGGAGGTCATCGCCGACCTCGTCGCCGCAGCCCCGCACTGGCTGAAGCCGGGCGGCTGGATCGTGATCGAGGACGACCCGTCGCGCGTGGACCAGACCGCCCAGGCCCTCGCCCACCACGTCGGCCCGTCCTCGATCGAACCCGACCTGACCGGACGCGACCGGTTCGCGATGGCCCGACGGGCGTGA
- a CDS encoding DUF1385 domain-containing protein, with the protein MSDHSSSDTPHQHFYGGQAVMEGVMMRGQKTWAVAVRRPDGTIYLERHPVSDLPQRKPIWTKPMLRGMWGLVDALTIGTKALTISANAAVDDEEQLSKGEMSGSLAIALLAFIGIFIVLPNLGLAAIEEPLGGGDSLTFHLVEGVVRLGIFLLYLLGISMLSDIRRVFQYHGGEHKTILAWEHDEPLRAGAIQPYSTKHPRCGTNFLLIVMLLAIVIYTTAGIIFPAPEGANFLAFLGYQVALRVILLPVVAGLAYEVLRLGADQTNPLMRALATPGLWLQKITTKEPDDEQVEVAIRAFEAVVPTAHLAGRTTDLPSPVVWGPDTTTEVVGLPRDEAAVPPPPGVDAVDDSGVDPGSTIA; encoded by the coding sequence ATGAGCGACCACAGCAGCAGCGACACCCCCCACCAGCACTTCTACGGCGGCCAGGCCGTCATGGAGGGTGTGATGATGCGGGGTCAGAAGACCTGGGCGGTCGCCGTCCGTCGTCCCGACGGGACGATCTACCTCGAGCGGCACCCCGTCAGCGACCTCCCCCAGCGCAAGCCGATCTGGACCAAGCCCATGCTCCGCGGCATGTGGGGCCTGGTCGACGCGCTGACCATCGGCACCAAGGCGCTGACGATCTCCGCCAACGCCGCGGTCGATGACGAGGAGCAGCTGTCCAAGGGCGAGATGAGTGGGTCGCTGGCCATCGCGCTGCTGGCCTTCATCGGCATCTTCATCGTCCTGCCGAACCTCGGCCTGGCGGCGATCGAGGAGCCGTTGGGCGGAGGGGACTCCCTCACCTTCCACCTGGTCGAGGGCGTGGTGCGGCTGGGCATCTTCCTGCTGTACCTGCTGGGCATCTCGATGCTGAGCGACATCCGCCGGGTCTTCCAGTACCACGGTGGCGAGCACAAGACGATCCTCGCCTGGGAGCACGACGAACCGCTCCGAGCCGGCGCGATCCAGCCGTACTCCACCAAGCACCCCCGCTGCGGGACCAACTTCCTGCTGATCGTGATGCTGCTGGCCATCGTGATCTACACGACGGCGGGCATCATCTTCCCCGCGCCGGAGGGGGCCAACTTCTTGGCCTTCCTCGGCTACCAGGTGGCCCTGCGCGTGATCCTCCTCCCCGTCGTGGCGGGCCTGGCCTACGAGGTCCTGCGCCTCGGCGCCGACCAGACCAACCCGCTGATGCGGGCGCTGGCGACCCCCGGCCTGTGGCTGCAGAAGATCACCACCAAGGAGCCCGACGACGAGCAGGTCGAGGTCGCCATCCGCGCCTTCGAGGCCGTCGTCCCCACCGCCCACCTCGCCGGTCGCACGACCGACCTTCCCTCCCCGGTGGTGTGGGGACCGGACACGACGACGGAGGTCGTGGGCCTGCCTCGCGACGAGGCTGCCGTGCCGCCGCCCCCTGGCGTGGATGCGGTCGACGACTCCGGGGTCGACCCCGGCTCGACGATCGCCTGA
- the prfA gene encoding peptide chain release factor 1 — protein MIDDSMRQRLEELVATHAELEMDMTDPAVLGDQERYTSTAKRHAELSEVVKVYAKYQELLEDAEAAEELAELSDGAEGDSMVAEAKANRAQAEGMEDQLKVLLLPKDPMDDKNVILEIRAGAGGDEAGLFAAELERMYTRYAEGRRWKVARLSVSENDVGGVKEVTFEVNGTGAYSVLKHESGVHRVQRVPQTESGGRIHTSTASVAVMPEAEDVDVHIDPSDLKIDVYRSSGPGGQSVNTTDSAVRITHVPTGVVVAMQDEKSQLQNKEKALRVLKARLLQAEKDRMAAERADARASQIGTGDRSEKIRTYNFPDSRVADHRIGFKTNDLSGVLEGKLDELFDALIRQEQAQKLQALTEDA, from the coding sequence ATGATCGACGATTCGATGCGTCAGCGTCTCGAGGAGCTCGTGGCCACCCACGCCGAGCTCGAGATGGACATGACCGACCCGGCGGTCCTCGGTGATCAGGAGCGCTACACCTCCACCGCCAAGCGGCATGCCGAGCTGAGCGAGGTCGTCAAGGTCTACGCGAAGTACCAGGAGCTGCTTGAGGACGCCGAGGCCGCCGAGGAGCTGGCCGAGCTCAGCGACGGGGCCGAGGGCGACAGCATGGTCGCGGAGGCGAAGGCCAACCGTGCGCAGGCCGAGGGCATGGAGGACCAGCTGAAGGTCCTCCTGCTGCCCAAGGACCCGATGGACGACAAGAACGTCATCCTCGAGATCCGCGCCGGGGCAGGCGGCGACGAAGCCGGCCTGTTCGCCGCCGAGCTCGAGCGCATGTACACGCGGTACGCGGAGGGACGCCGCTGGAAGGTCGCCCGGCTGAGCGTGTCGGAGAACGACGTCGGCGGGGTCAAGGAAGTCACGTTCGAGGTCAACGGGACCGGCGCGTACTCGGTGCTGAAGCACGAGTCCGGCGTCCACCGGGTGCAGCGCGTGCCGCAGACCGAGTCGGGCGGACGCATCCATACCTCCACCGCATCGGTGGCCGTCATGCCCGAGGCCGAGGACGTCGACGTCCACATCGACCCGTCGGACCTCAAGATCGACGTGTACCGGTCGTCGGGCCCCGGCGGGCAGTCGGTCAACACGACGGACTCGGCCGTGCGGATCACCCACGTCCCGACCGGTGTCGTCGTCGCGATGCAGGACGAGAAGAGCCAGCTGCAGAACAAGGAGAAGGCCCTCCGCGTCCTGAAGGCCCGCCTGCTGCAGGCCGAGAAGGACCGCATGGCCGCCGAACGCGCCGACGCCCGCGCCAGCCAGATCGGCACCGGCGACCGGTCGGAGAAGATCCGGACCTACAACTTCCCGGACTCCCGCGTCGCCGACCACCGCATCGGCTTCAAGACCAACGACCTCTCCGGCGTCCTCGAAGGCAAGCTCGACGAGCTCTTCGACGCCCTCATCCGCCAGGAACAGGCCCAGAAGCTCCAGGCCCTCACCGAAGACGCCTGA
- the rho gene encoding transcription termination factor Rho, which produces MDRSVLARKPMTELKDIASHLNMRGYQKLRKAELIDAIVESATGQASASANGAAEPGDDAAPARSRTRTRSRDDASADAPADDAPADDAPAGDAPVESAPAGEDAAARAAREETARKVLPPTARQADAAGDGGQGKGQQEERSRSRDRNSSRGGNRNDDNGRSRGSAQDSGRDSGGRDSGGRDSGQGRGSGGRDSGSGRDSGAGRDSGGSRDSGGGSRDGGKGEDRPRDGGRKDDDRGRADAPRADDNGNDDDDDDDDDAASRKRRSRRDRRKRNRERAQQENQQGGGGGGGGNEPGEVRAGVLDILPEGYGFLRTTGYTPGDRDVYVSQGQIRKHGLRRGDVVQGPIRQQRNNEKVPALHHVQKVNGGELEGGQVPERPDFRDLVPVYPSEQLRLETEKAPTVLRAIDLLAPIGRGQRALLVAPPAAGRTDTLKGIGQAIATNAPEAHLMVLLIDERPEDVTDVKRAIPGEVIASTFDRPVEDHTQVAELAMERARRLVELGHDVVVLVDSLTRLTRAYGSGGIDATSLYPAKRFFGSARKVEDGGSLTIVAAMLTGDGSAVDEAILEEFLGTANAVIHLDGDVAPHLRPVVRPDTSATRREELLVDDETLQAIWAVRKRLADLPHDEAARTIASDLEGTLDNATYLAGAGGSSTR; this is translated from the coding sequence ATGGATCGCAGCGTCCTGGCTCGCAAGCCGATGACCGAGCTGAAGGACATCGCCTCGCATCTGAACATGCGTGGGTACCAGAAGCTTCGCAAGGCCGAGCTGATCGACGCGATCGTCGAGTCGGCCACCGGCCAGGCGTCCGCGTCCGCGAACGGTGCCGCCGAACCGGGGGACGACGCCGCTCCTGCCCGCTCGCGCACCCGGACACGCAGTCGTGACGACGCGTCCGCTGACGCGCCCGCTGACGACGCGCCTGCTGATGATGCGCCTGCTGGTGACGCGCCGGTCGAGTCGGCGCCGGCGGGGGAGGACGCGGCAGCACGTGCTGCTCGGGAGGAGACGGCCCGCAAGGTGCTGCCCCCCACCGCCCGCCAGGCCGACGCCGCTGGGGACGGCGGTCAGGGCAAGGGCCAGCAGGAGGAGCGCAGCCGCTCCCGCGACCGCAACAGCTCGCGTGGTGGCAACCGCAACGACGACAACGGCCGTTCCCGTGGCAGCGCGCAGGACAGTGGTCGTGATTCGGGCGGTCGTGATTCGGGCGGTCGTGACTCCGGTCAGGGTCGTGGGTCCGGTGGTCGTGACAGCGGTTCTGGCCGTGACAGCGGTGCTGGCCGTGACAGCGGTGGCAGTCGTGACAGCGGCGGTGGCAGTCGTGACGGCGGCAAGGGTGAGGACCGGCCGCGTGACGGCGGGCGCAAGGACGACGACCGTGGTCGCGCCGACGCCCCTCGCGCCGACGACAACGGCAACGACGACGATGACGACGATGACGACGACGCGGCGAGCCGCAAGCGTCGCAGCCGTCGGGACCGTCGCAAGCGCAACCGCGAGCGCGCCCAGCAGGAGAACCAGCAGGGCGGCGGCGGTGGCGGGGGCGGCAACGAACCCGGAGAGGTCCGCGCCGGTGTGCTCGACATCCTCCCCGAGGGGTACGGCTTCCTGCGCACGACCGGCTACACCCCGGGCGACCGCGACGTCTACGTCTCGCAGGGCCAGATCCGCAAGCACGGGCTTCGTCGCGGCGACGTCGTCCAGGGGCCGATCCGCCAGCAGCGCAACAACGAGAAGGTCCCGGCGCTGCACCACGTGCAGAAGGTCAACGGCGGCGAGCTCGAGGGCGGACAGGTGCCCGAGCGGCCCGACTTCCGCGACCTCGTGCCGGTGTACCCCAGCGAGCAGCTGCGCCTGGAGACCGAGAAGGCCCCCACGGTCCTGCGTGCCATCGACCTGCTGGCCCCGATCGGACGCGGGCAGCGTGCCCTCCTCGTGGCACCGCCGGCAGCCGGTCGAACCGACACCCTCAAGGGCATCGGCCAGGCCATCGCGACCAACGCGCCCGAGGCCCACCTGATGGTCCTGCTGATCGACGAGCGTCCCGAGGACGTCACCGACGTCAAGCGCGCCATCCCCGGTGAGGTCATCGCGAGCACCTTCGACCGTCCGGTCGAGGACCACACGCAGGTCGCCGAGCTCGCCATGGAGCGGGCCCGCCGGCTGGTCGAGCTCGGCCACGACGTCGTCGTGCTCGTCGACTCGTTGACGCGGCTGACCCGCGCCTACGGCAGCGGCGGCATCGATGCGACGTCGCTGTACCCGGCCAAGCGCTTCTTCGGCAGCGCCCGCAAGGTCGAGGACGGCGGCTCGCTGACGATCGTGGCCGCCATGCTGACCGGCGACGGAAGCGCGGTCGACGAGGCGATCCTCGAGGAGTTCCTCGGGACAGCGAACGCCGTCATCCACCTCGACGGCGACGTGGCCCCGCACCTGCGGCCGGTCGTGCGCCCCGACACCTCGGCCACTCGCCGCGAGGAGCTGCTCGTCGACGACGAGACCCTCCAGGCGATCTGGGCGGTTCGCAAGCGCCTGGCCGACCTGCCCCACGACGAGGCCGCGCGCACGATCGCCAGCGACCTCGAGGGCACCCTGGACAACGCCACCTACCTCGCCGGTGCCGGAGGTTCCAGCACACGGTGA
- the wrbA gene encoding NAD(P)H:quinone oxidoreductase, whose product MSADIGIIFHSMYGHTHELAEQIAAGVEQGEGKPQLRRVPELMSEGQLAEAGAAEAQDTLSTVPLATIDELAEFDGIIFGSPTRFGNRTSQMSSFLDQTGPLWASGALVGKTAGFFTGASTMHGGFESTILTMSTFAYHHGMLIVPMGYSDDAASKTRSGGGPYGPSHWSPQGEEKDGLSEHEISIANSYGRFFAEVTGKLAA is encoded by the coding sequence ATGAGCGCTGACATCGGAATCATCTTCCACTCCATGTACGGACACACCCACGAGCTCGCCGAGCAGATCGCTGCCGGCGTCGAGCAGGGGGAGGGGAAGCCGCAGCTGCGTCGGGTGCCCGAGCTGATGAGCGAGGGACAGCTGGCCGAGGCGGGTGCCGCCGAGGCGCAGGACACGCTGTCGACCGTCCCGCTGGCGACCATCGACGAGCTCGCCGAGTTCGACGGGATCATCTTCGGCTCGCCGACGCGCTTCGGGAACCGGACCTCGCAGATGTCGTCGTTCCTGGACCAGACCGGCCCGCTCTGGGCATCCGGCGCCCTCGTCGGCAAGACCGCGGGCTTCTTCACCGGAGCATCGACCATGCACGGCGGGTTCGAGTCGACGATCCTGACCATGTCCACCTTCGCCTACCACCACGGGATGCTCATCGTCCCCATGGGCTACAGCGACGACGCCGCCAGCAAGACCCGGTCCGGCGGTGGCCCCTACGGCCCCTCTCACTGGTCCCCGCAGGGCGAGGAGAAGGACGGCCTGTCGGAGCACGAGATCTCCATCGCCAACTCCTACGGACGTTTCTTCGCCGAGGTCACGGGCAAGCTCGCCGCCTAG